CGAGCGGATCCGCGATGCGATGACTCGCCAACGCCAGGACCGATTCGTCGACGACCACGACAGCCACCTCGGCGGCAAACGGCTTCTTGTCGGAACCCGTGACGTCGACGTTGACGCGCGTCTCTTCGCCGGGCGCGACCGCCACCTTCTCCGGGGACACCGCCACGGAGAGCGCGTGCTCCACGGCGGGAACGGAGAGCGAGACGCCGCGGCTCGCGAAGGCCGGCCTCGCCTTGAGGTTTGGGTCGAGGTCGCCGCGCGCGTTGCGCCTCGGCTCTTGGCCCACGAGCGACAGCGTCGCCATGACCGATGGCGCGTCGCCCGCTTCGATGGGCACGCGGATCGACTGAACGCGCTCAGCGAGGGCGATCTTTTGAACGCGGCGCTTGATGCCGCCGGCCACCTCGAGAATGCCCTCGGCGGGTGCGAACGGCGAAACGACGAGGAGCTCTGCCGTCTCACCGATTTTGTAGCTCTCCTTGTCGGCCGTGAGCACGAGCTCGCTGATCTCTTGGTCGCGCGCCACGAGCGCCGACTTGCCGACGGAGAGCACGCTGATGACGGTGCGGCTGCGGCGCCCCTTTTCGTCTGTGACGTCGGCAACCACTGTGTACTCGCCGGCCTCTTTCGTGGGTAGCGCACACGCCTTCACTTCCTCTGCCGCCGAGACGACGCTGCAACTCGCGGCATCGAGCTCCTTCGCTTCGTGCTTGCGGGAGCCGCGGGACGGAGCGGTGCGGTAGCTCCGAAGCTCCACCTTTCGTCCCGCGATCAACGCTCCGTCTAGGCCCACGACGACGAGCTTCGGCTCGATGGCATCGCCGGCTCGCACGAAGGGCTTATCGGCCTTGAGCCCCACGTACACCGACGCCGGGTGGACCAAGAGTCTCGTGCTGGTAGCCCAAGACTGCCGGTTGACGTCGGTAATGGTGGCGGCGGCCGCGACGTTGTAAGCGAAGGGTTCGTCGATGCCGTCGAAGTCGATGCGCAGACCATGAGCACCGTCGGCGCCGGTGTGCCCCTTGTGGACGGCGCGGGGGGCGGAGCTCCCGTGGGGGCGCGTCGTTCTGCCCCAATCCCCAAAGGCGGAGCGGAACGTCGGCCGGCTCTGACCGAATTGGTACTCCTTCCGGTTTGGCGGCTCGAAGGTCGCCTCCTCGCGAGCCACGTTCCAGTCGACGGTCGCCGATTGCAGCCCGCCACCGGCGAAGTACTTGGCCGACGCCCGAGCCGTCGCGAAGCCGCCGACTACGTGCGGCCCATCCGAGGTGCGCGTCGTGACCTCGTATTCGGGGCGGCGAAACTCCTCGATGCGGAAGCTGTGCGACTCCATCAGGTCGGTGGCCTCGAGCTCGACGTTGGCGTGCCCGAGGTTTGCGTTTTTCGGGACCGCAAAGGTGACGACGAACCCGCCGGCCTCATCGATGGTCACAGGTCCCTTCGCCATCTCGACACCTCGGGCGTCGCGCGCCACGAATCGCCCTTGCCTTTGCGAGGCCAGGGTGATGTCGGCGCCGCGCACGTTGCCGACGTTTCTGAGCAGGCCCTTGATGTGAACCGTCTCGCCGGGACGATAGAGACCGCGATCATCGAAGGCGTAGGCCGCCGTAGTCGCCGGAGGCTTTCCGGCGTTGCCACGAAACCCGTAGAGAAAGGTCGAGTCGGCGCCGCGACGAGCCACCAAGGTGTCGATGCTGTCGTCGGCGGGCTGGGGAAAGGTGCCCAGGCGAGCAAGGCCGTCGTCTCCTGTGGACGTGCCCCTTCCATGCGTGAGAAACGAGACCGTCGCCCCCGAGATCGCCGTGCTGCGCGCGAGATCGGAGACGAGGGCGACGACCGACCCGTCGCGCGCCTCATGAGCGCTGAGCCCCAACGCTGTCACCTGGAGCCACTGACGCACCCACTGCCGCTGCCAAGGGTCCTTGTAGGGACGCTTCGATTCCACGATGGCCACCACATGCCCGAAGCCGTCCTTCAGCGCCGGTGTCAGATCGACGCGCGTCTCGGTCGTGCTGTCGGGCCTCGCGTCGAGCGTCAGGTCGCGATCAACGACGAGCTCGCCGGGCGGGGTTCGCTCTTTTCGTTCGTAGTCCCAGTCGCGGCGATACGCGACGAATCGCCCGTAGTCTTCGGGCCTCACGCGGAAGAGTCGCAAGCGCACGGTGTCTTCGGCGCGCGAGTAGACGGAGAGGCGCGCCCCGCCGGCGGGGTCGACGATCCCCTGCATTTGGCGCTCCGCGAAGAGGCGCGGGACGAACGGCACCACGGAGAATTCGCGGAGCACATCGGCGGCGAGAGCCTGACCAAAGCGGTCCTTGAGACCGCTCTTCACGGTCACCTTGTAGCGTCCGACCTTCCACTCGCCGCGCAAGTACAGGTTGCTGCCGGAAGGCGTGATCTTGAGCCCCTCTGGCTTGGGCGACACGTCGACGAACCGTTCCTCAAAGCTGTCTTCGTCGAGCGGCGTCGTGAAGCGCAGGTCGGCGGCGCTGTCGGGGCGGCACTCGCCGTTGCAGCTCAGCGCCGTGACCTCCATGGCACCGTGGGTCGTGAACTCGAAGCGCTGCGCCTCCTTGGTGGTCCGAGGCCCTTCGGCGCTCGGCGTGCCGGAAGGGAACTCGACGGTCACGACGGTGTTCGGCGGCAGCGTCTTGTCGGTCTTCCAGAAGACGCGGCGCCTCTTCTTGAGAGCCGCGTCTTTGCCCGCGTCTTGGCCGGCGGGACGCGCCCCGAGGCGATCGAGGAGCTCGCTTTGCTCCACCTCCGCGTCGGTGGCGAGGCGACTCTTCTGCTCGAGGCCCTCGGCCTTGACGACGACCTTGGAGACGATGGCCGCCGCGTCGACCGATTGATCGAACTCGGCAAAGTAGAGCGGCGTGCGCGAGACCGTCACGCCGCTGGGTTCGCTGCGAACGAGCCTTGGCGCCGGCGTGGCGAACGTGGTGCGCTCCCCCTTCGCGAGCCGATTGCCTGCAAGGCTCTTGGTGCCTTCGGGCACTTCGACGACGAACTCCGTCGCTCGGGGCAGCTCGCGCTCCGGCTGAAAGACCACCGTCTGCGTACCGAGCCAACGAAACTCGCCCTTCTGCGGGGGCGTGAGCTTGAACGGCGCTTCGCCCGCCGCGAGGGCTGCTTGTGTGGCCAGCGCCACCATCGGCTCGCTGAAGGTGACCGAGACGTTCGGCGCGATCCCAACGTCGCCTTCCGGGGAGCGCCGAACGACGCGCAAGCCGGTCGTGTCGTGCGTGACGGCGCCGACGGGAGACGGCGCCGCAGGGAACGGCTCGCTTACGGTGCGACCGGGCCGCGGCGGCGGCGGTGAATCGCCGCGCCTGTGAAACGTCGTCGCCAAGCCACCGTCGGTCGCTGCCTGCGGTGGCAATCGGCCCAAGAGCTCGGCGACCTCGCCAGGCGGCATGACGTCGCCAGTCACGCGGGGCGGCGCTGCGGGCTTCTCCCGATCGGCGTCGCTGAGGCGAAAGCCGAGCTTCGGGGCGCGGCTCTTGGCCACGACGCTTCCCGCATCGACCCCTTCGCCCGCGCCCGGCTTCTTCTCGCCCCCGCACCCGACAGCAGCAAGCGCAGCGCACACGAAGACCCGCGCCAGGTGCCCCCCGCGTGGCGCGACCTTGGCTCGGCGAGAGCGGAAAGGCGGGACTGTGTGCGGAAAGTGCATGCCCAATTGGAACCTCCTAAGGGGCCTTAGTTCCCCGGAACGTATACGACTCGAAATTCCCGCGTATCCTTCGGGGCTCGGATGCCGCGCCTCGCCCTTTGTTCCGCCCTTTCTCTGGTTGTGGTCTTGGGGGCGAGCCTCGCCTCGCGCGAAGCGTCGGCCTTCTGC
This genomic stretch from Myxococcales bacterium harbors:
- a CDS encoding Ig-like domain-containing protein, coding for MHFPHTVPPFRSRRAKVAPRGGHLARVFVCAALAAVGCGGEKKPGAGEGVDAGSVVAKSRAPKLGFRLSDADREKPAAPPRVTGDVMPPGEVAELLGRLPPQAATDGGLATTFHRRGDSPPPPRPGRTVSEPFPAAPSPVGAVTHDTTGLRVVRRSPEGDVGIAPNVSVTFSEPMVALATQAALAAGEAPFKLTPPQKGEFRWLGTQTVVFQPERELPRATEFVVEVPEGTKSLAGNRLAKGERTTFATPAPRLVRSEPSGVTVSRTPLYFAEFDQSVDAAAIVSKVVVKAEGLEQKSRLATDAEVEQSELLDRLGARPAGQDAGKDAALKKRRRVFWKTDKTLPPNTVVTVEFPSGTPSAEGPRTTKEAQRFEFTTHGAMEVTALSCNGECRPDSAADLRFTTPLDEDSFEERFVDVSPKPEGLKITPSGSNLYLRGEWKVGRYKVTVKSGLKDRFGQALAADVLREFSVVPFVPRLFAERQMQGIVDPAGGARLSVYSRAEDTVRLRLFRVRPEDYGRFVAYRRDWDYERKERTPPGELVVDRDLTLDARPDSTTETRVDLTPALKDGFGHVVAIVESKRPYKDPWQRQWVRQWLQVTALGLSAHEARDGSVVALVSDLARSTAISGATVSFLTHGRGTSTGDDGLARLGTFPQPADDSIDTLVARRGADSTFLYGFRGNAGKPPATTAAYAFDDRGLYRPGETVHIKGLLRNVGNVRGADITLASQRQGRFVARDARGVEMAKGPVTIDEAGGFVVTFAVPKNANLGHANVELEATDLMESHSFRIEEFRRPEYEVTTRTSDGPHVVGGFATARASAKYFAGGGLQSATVDWNVAREEATFEPPNRKEYQFGQSRPTFRSAFGDWGRTTRPHGSSAPRAVHKGHTGADGAHGLRIDFDGIDEPFAYNVAAAATITDVNRQSWATSTRLLVHPASVYVGLKADKPFVRAGDAIEPKLVVVGLDGALIAGRKVELRSYRTAPSRGSRKHEAKELDAASCSVVSAAEEVKACALPTKEAGEYTVVADVTDEKGRRSRTVISVLSVGKSALVARDQEISELVLTADKESYKIGETAELLVVSPFAPAEGILEVAGGIKRRVQKIALAERVQSIRVPIEAGDAPSVMATLSLVGQEPRRNARGDLDPNLKARPAFASRGVSLSVPAVEHALSVAVSPEKVAVAPGEETRVNVDVTGSDKKPFAAEVAVVVVDESVLALASHRIADPLATFMRSGMTSTSLRESRAYVMLAPDEESRGRLGQAPGGGNLWGDAIGDAFGAGGLGLSGVGEGGGGRGEGIGLGAIGTIGHGAGTGSGQGFGQGHGRLGGAAPAASARASALREVADFGMVGLVTAAKDPIGDGRIAAPIALRSNFDPLAVFAARVPTDASGHAVVSFKMPDNTTRYRVTAVAWDKKDHFGLGEATLTARLPVLLRPSAPRFLNYGDRLELPVVVQNQTSEKMRVRLAARADNAAFGAAPKASDATTGRAFDVPPNDRVEVRLAFAARDPGEARVAFALAAGDFSDAATVQMPVWSPNTTEAFATYGVVDEGAVLQSLKVPDDVEKGFGGLEIGTSSTALFALTDAVLYLQRYPFDCNEQIASRLLSIAALKDMLAAFAASSLPSADKLRAGVERDLALLARRQDKLSGGFGFWTDRPWPYLTVHVGLALSVAKAKGFVVDASMREGVSRYLRNIDAQIPEYYSKEARRSLRAFALFVLRRLGEPDAKAAQRLLAEEGVEHLSLEALAWLLPTLAGDASSKAQSDAILLSFRNRVVETAGAAHFTSTYGESDYLLLNSAHRTDALVLMSLLEIEPKNELVPKVVAGLLGNRKKGHWGNTQEDAFVLLALDAYFQRFEKVAPNFVARVWLGSVTASEHAFRGRNTDRVEAFVPMPELASSGGGDLVVGKEGPGRLYYRLGLRYAPASLTVPSIDRGFVVSRRYEAVDKPTDVTRDTQGVWHVKAGASVRIRVSMVAPSERHHVALVDPMPAGFEALNAALAGTPRVDDEKREANGRSPFSWWRATWYEHHNLRDERAEAFASLLPAGSYEYVYTARATTPGSFVVPPPKAEEMYSPETFGRGAGERVVVEDVR